A part of Brassica rapa cultivar Chiifu-401-42 chromosome A05, CAAS_Brap_v3.01, whole genome shotgun sequence genomic DNA contains:
- the LOC103866331 gene encoding protein RESISTANCE TO PHYTOPHTHORA 1, chloroplastic — protein sequence MWFCLVSPPQCVLSSIHLAPISSLSHGRRRSAASLRICATADEAPQEEVQTEESPSSSSPSALGKDLKKVVNKTAATFAPRASTASKNPALPGTTLYKVFEVQGYASMLAGGVLSFNLLFPSTQPDLWRLMGMWSIWMFTIPSLRARDCPPKEKEALNYLFLLIPLLNVAIPFFCKSFPLVWSADTLAFFAMYAWKLGWLERTE from the exons ATGTGGTTTTGCTTAGTTTCTCCGCCTCAGTGCGTGTTGTCGTCGATTCATCTTGCGCCCATCTCCAGTCTGAGTCATGGGCGTCGCCGTAGTGCTGCGAGTCTCCGAATTTGCGCCACTGCTGACGAAGCTCCCCAGGAGGAGGTTCAAACCGAAGAATCTCCGTCCTCTTCTTCGCCTTCTGCACTTGGTAAAGACTTGAAAAAG GTTGTAAACAAGACAGCAGCAACCTTTGCCCCTAGGGCCTCCACCGCCAGTAAAAACCCAGCTCTCCCTGGAACTACTCTTTACAAAGTTTTTGAGGTTCAAGGTTATGCATCCATGTTGGCTGGAGGTGTCCTCTCTTTCAACCTCCTCTTTCCCTCCACCCAACCTGACTTATGGAGGTTGATGGGTATGTGGTCCATTTGGATGTTCACTATTCCTTCTCTTCGTGCACGAGACTGCCCTCCCAAAGAGAAAGAGGCTCTTAACTATCTTTTTCTCCTCATCCCTTTACTCAATGTTGCTATCCCCTTCTTCTGCAAGTCCTTTCCTCTTGTCTGGTCTGCTGATACCCTTGCCTTCTTTGCTATGTATGCCTGGAAG CTTGGATGGCTGGAAAGAACCGAGTAG